The following proteins are co-located in the Fusobacteria bacterium ZRK30 genome:
- the lptB gene encoding LPS export ABC transporter ATP-binding protein, producing the protein MKSIIAHDLCKSYKKRRVVNKISLEVHKGEIVGLLGPNGAGKTTTFYMITGIVKPESGKVFFNEQDITDYPMHKRANMGIGYLAQEPSIFRDLSVEDNILAILEMRKIKKEERIKIKDDLLEEFKLTHVEKSMGYSLSGGERRRVEIARTIANNPDFILLDEPFAGVDPIAVEDIQEIIRYLKKRGLGILITDHSVRETLGITDRAYVMAQGELLISGSPEEIANDERAKKIYLGEGFKLD; encoded by the coding sequence TTGAAGAGTATAATTGCTCATGATCTGTGTAAAAGCTATAAAAAAAGAAGAGTTGTAAATAAAATAAGTTTAGAAGTGCATAAGGGTGAGATAGTTGGGCTTTTAGGGCCTAATGGAGCAGGAAAAACTACTACTTTTTATATGATAACAGGGATTGTAAAACCTGAATCTGGAAAAGTTTTTTTTAATGAGCAGGATATAACTGATTATCCCATGCATAAAAGAGCTAATATGGGAATTGGGTATCTGGCTCAGGAACCATCTATCTTTAGAGATCTCAGTGTAGAGGACAACATCCTGGCGATCTTAGAGATGAGGAAGATAAAAAAAGAGGAAAGAATTAAGATAAAGGATGATCTTTTGGAGGAATTTAAATTGACCCATGTGGAAAAATCTATGGGTTATTCCCTCTCAGGAGGAGAAAGAAGAAGGGTTGAGATAGCCAGGACAATAGCTAATAATCCTGATTTTATTCTATTGGATGAACCTTTTGCAGGTGTAGACCCCATAGCAGTAGAGGATATTCAGGAGATCATAAGATATTTGAAAAAAAGAGGATTAGGGATCCTGATCACAGATCATAGTGTAAGGGAAACACTGGGAATCACCGACAGAGCTTATGTAATGGCTCAGGGAGAGCTTCTAATAAGCGGGTCACCAGAGGAAATAGCCAACGATGAAAGAGCTAAAAAGATCTATTTAGGAGAGGGATTTAAATTAGATTAG
- the lptC gene encoding LPS export ABC transporter periplasmic protein LptC gives MLKKISYYISAILLVVFVYFNYIKEPEQLEKKGEESLVTSNVSYDVENYHVEAEKQIDDTVNNKRTFEKAIAIFDGMKLSGDDALVDSTNNIFLENNIQGISKNGWKIEAEKANYDQKADKVYASNQVKAYNEEEGITLYGDSLITDTKLEDLNLKDDIRVVTDKMQLSANFVHYNDTTKILDVKENIRIRGRKLGNLQTDEVSGHFKEARYDGIKKTIHAQGDFVVYYKGANLRAKDFKYDEVTGDFTISKDIVIEFESGNLVVEKINYVASENKMYFTGPLRGKNGDFNLFADNGVYDTLSGMLKIDGNIKIENKTSKLLADSGTYDTKTGDLYMTSKKLVSYEDSDRKILTKDLTYNSKTKELKLLNSYDYKDNTYESVGKELYYNDGTKIGKVIDGSFKGDQIDGRADKVDFNLEKKSYVFTGNAKVAYSGSILESQRIDVDDLNKKAYIYGKYTVYNPEDKITFYGENAEYNMDTGDLISRNRVKVIQDKKTMTGENLTYNSNTGLGKIEKNIVIVDEDGSRMTGARGEFDTNNYAEIIGNLKIKTKDATLYADRGKYIFAEERVYIPGNIKIISKDGNATMNDGVYFVAEERVKAKNFDGISGDKKASGDEVNYYIARQVAQLNKNVVVQNPGMKFTGSQVEYSFITDDIYTSEKYKIYYENYIIDGETMKGNMKSEILDGTKVNLTSSTGEKLYGDFMFGDLKNRQIDLDGNVRALAFNVDKKTQKKEPVKIRGDTAKIFLYEDVNGELSISRSEIKKNGIYEYQDMTLYSDYMEVDLIKKLALGRRGNHLNIGGTTDVKSEITDIDMNTEIAILINDVEFKNVDQEGKVMTASSDKGKIFNKTKVAVLRENVVADTAENHIEADYAKYFMETGILNAEGNVRIDYKK, from the coding sequence TGAAAAAGCTATAGCCATATTTGATGGGATGAAGCTGTCTGGTGATGATGCCCTGGTAGACAGCACGAATAATATATTTTTAGAAAATAATATACAGGGAATATCCAAAAATGGTTGGAAGATAGAGGCTGAAAAAGCTAATTATGACCAGAAAGCAGATAAGGTCTATGCTAGTAATCAGGTAAAAGCATACAATGAAGAGGAAGGGATCACCCTTTACGGTGATTCATTGATTACAGATACAAAATTAGAGGATTTAAATTTAAAAGATGATATAAGAGTGGTCACAGATAAGATGCAGCTCAGTGCCAATTTTGTACATTATAATGATACCACTAAGATTTTGGATGTGAAGGAAAACATCAGGATAAGAGGTAGGAAATTAGGAAACCTGCAAACAGATGAAGTGTCGGGCCACTTTAAGGAAGCCAGGTATGATGGGATAAAGAAAACTATCCATGCCCAGGGAGATTTTGTTGTATATTATAAAGGGGCAAACCTTAGAGCTAAAGACTTTAAATATGATGAGGTTACAGGTGATTTTACTATCTCTAAAGATATAGTGATAGAATTTGAAAGTGGAAACTTGGTTGTTGAAAAGATAAATTATGTAGCCAGTGAAAATAAGATGTATTTCACAGGACCTCTTAGGGGTAAAAACGGTGACTTTAATCTGTTTGCTGATAACGGCGTGTACGATACTCTCAGTGGGATGTTGAAAATAGATGGTAATATTAAAATTGAGAATAAGACAAGTAAACTTTTAGCTGATAGTGGGACTTATGATACAAAAACAGGGGATCTCTATATGACCTCTAAAAAATTAGTGAGCTACGAGGATTCAGATAGAAAAATATTAACTAAAGACCTTACTTATAACAGTAAAACCAAGGAATTAAAACTATTAAATAGTTATGATTATAAGGACAATACCTATGAGAGTGTAGGAAAAGAACTTTATTATAATGATGGAACGAAAATTGGAAAAGTTATAGATGGTAGTTTTAAAGGGGATCAGATAGATGGCCGAGCTGATAAGGTTGACTTTAATTTAGAAAAAAAATCATATGTATTTACAGGGAACGCTAAAGTTGCCTATAGCGGCTCTATCTTAGAGAGTCAAAGGATAGATGTAGATGATCTCAACAAAAAAGCTTATATCTATGGTAAATATACAGTTTATAATCCTGAGGATAAGATAACCTTTTACGGTGAAAATGCAGAATATAATATGGATACAGGAGATTTGATCTCTAGAAATAGAGTAAAAGTGATCCAGGATAAAAAAACTATGACTGGTGAAAACTTAACCTATAATTCAAATACGGGGTTAGGGAAGATAGAAAAAAATATAGTTATTGTAGATGAAGATGGATCTAGGATGACAGGAGCTCGAGGAGAATTTGATACCAATAACTATGCAGAGATTATCGGGAATTTAAAGATAAAAACAAAGGATGCCACTCTTTATGCTGACCGTGGAAAATATATCTTTGCTGAGGAGAGAGTGTATATACCAGGGAATATCAAGATAATATCTAAAGATGGAAATGCAACTATGAACGATGGAGTTTATTTTGTTGCTGAAGAAAGGGTTAAAGCTAAAAACTTTGATGGAATAAGCGGGGATAAAAAAGCATCTGGTGATGAGGTTAACTACTATATCGCAAGGCAGGTCGCTCAATTGAACAAAAATGTAGTAGTACAAAACCCGGGAATGAAATTTACAGGAAGTCAGGTAGAATATTCATTTATTACAGATGATATATATACTTCGGAAAAATATAAGATCTATTATGAGAACTATATAATAGATGGAGAAACTATGAAGGGAAATATGAAAAGTGAGATCTTAGATGGAACTAAAGTGAATCTCACATCGTCTACAGGAGAAAAACTTTATGGTGACTTTATGTTTGGGGATCTAAAGAACAGACAGATCGACCTAGATGGAAATGTACGTGCCCTTGCTTTTAATGTAGATAAAAAAACACAGAAAAAAGAACCTGTTAAAATACGGGGTGACACGGCTAAGATATTTTTATATGAAGATGTGAATGGAGAACTATCTATTTCAAGATCTGAGATAAAGAAAAACGGAATCTATGAATATCAGGATATGACCCTCTATTCAGACTATATGGAAGTAGACTTGATAAAAAAGCTAGCTCTGGGACGTCGTGGAAACCACCTGAATATAGGCGGGACAACCGATGTTAAATCTGAAATTACAGATATTGATATGAATACAGAGATAGCAATTCTTATAAATGATGTGGAATTTAAAAATGTAGATCAAGAGGGGAAGGTCATGACTGCCTCATCTGATAAAGGGAAGATCTTTAATAAAACTAAGGTTGCTGTTTTACGAGAAAATGTAGTAGCAGATACAGCAGAAAATCATATTGAAGCTGACTATGCAAAATATTTTATGGAAACAGGGATATTAAATGCCGAAGGAAATGTAAGGATAGATTATAAAAAGTAG